From Corvus cornix cornix isolate S_Up_H32 chromosome 1A, ASM73873v5, whole genome shotgun sequence, a single genomic window includes:
- the PRR5 gene encoding proline-rich protein 5 isoform X4: protein MVILRDKIRFYEGQKLLDTLAETWDFFFSDVLPMLQAIFYPVQGKEPSVRQLALLHFRNIITLNIKLEDALSRSRARVPPSIIQMLLILQGVHESKGVTEDYLKLESLIQKVVSPYLGTYGLYSSDGPFTHSACILEKRFFRRSKSGDILAKNPVVRSKSYNNPLLTPVAEYETEGMAANGTGIRRHSVSEMTSCLELQGYSNLTTIMDNGSKSSMTTMKSSLPGDQERPSTGSVQCSSKLSTAEQQKGLFHSMGDPHRSFDLDRDNSLIPVPSSSPENIVDQILESIDSEGIFIDFGRGCSNSSVYSVDVNRRSIM from the exons ATGGTGATCCTAAGGGACAAGATCCGGTTTTATGAAG GGCAGAAACTACTGGATACCTTAGCTGAAACGTGggattttttcttcagtgatgtCCTTCCCATGCTGCAGGCTATTTTCTATCCTGTGCAG GGAAAGGAGCCCTCGGTTCGGCAATTGGCTCTTCTGCATTTTAGGAATATAATTACCCTCAATATAAAATTGGAAGATGCATTATCCCGTTCCAGAGCCAGAGTTCCACCATCTATTATTCAGATGCTGTTAATACTTCAG gGGGTTCATGAGTCGAAAGGTGTGACTGAAGATTATTTGAAACTGGAATCCCTGATCCAGAAAGTTGTTTCTCCTTACTTGGGCACATACGGTCTGTATTCCAGTGATGGACCCTTCACGCACTCTGCCTGCATCTTGG AGAAGCGGTTCTTCAGGCGTTCGAAGTCGGGTGACATCCTTGCCAAGAACCCTGTGGTGCGTTCGAAGAGCTACAACAATCCACTGCTGACGCCAGTGGCTGAGTATGAAACTGAGGGCATGGCTGCCAATGGAACCGGCATCCGAAGGCACTCTGTCTCAGAAATGAcctcctgcctggagctccAGGGGTACTCCAACCTCACCACCATCATGGACAACGGTTCCAAGAGCTCCATGACAACCATGAAAAGCTCACTGCCAGGAGACCAGGAGAGGCCCAGCACCGGGTCTGTGCAGTGCTCCAGCAAactcagcacagctgagcaaCAGAAAGGACTCTTCCACTCAATGGGCGACCCACACAGGTCTTTTGACCTAGACAGAGACAATTCCTTGATTCCAGTTCCCTCTTCCAGCCCTGAGAACATAGTGGATCAGATTTTGGAGTCGATTGATTCTGAAGGCATTTTCATTGATTTTGGCCGAGGCTGTTCCAATTCATCAGTGTACAGTGTGGATGTGAACAGACGGAGCATCATGTGA